The Hymenobacter sp. 5317J-9 genome has a window encoding:
- a CDS encoding RimK/LysX family protein, producing MNRPRPPKRLLGRRELIDFPAFALGGVEAKVDTGAYTSAIHCTDIHIETDAQQRPVLVVRLLDPDHADANGRPLAFTDFALRDIRSSNGEVQERYVIRAVVQLYGEEFDAEFSLSDRSDMKYPVLLGRSLLRQGRFVVDVAKRNLSYKALAHAAARRSRP from the coding sequence ATGAACCGCCCTCGCCCTCCCAAGCGCTTGCTCGGCCGCCGCGAGCTCATCGACTTTCCCGCCTTTGCCCTCGGCGGCGTGGAGGCCAAGGTGGACACCGGCGCCTACACCAGCGCCATTCACTGCACCGACATCCACATCGAAACCGACGCCCAGCAGCGGCCGGTGCTGGTGGTGCGCCTGCTCGACCCCGACCACGCCGACGCCAACGGCCGCCCGCTCGCCTTCACCGATTTTGCCCTGCGCGACATCCGCTCCTCCAACGGCGAGGTGCAGGAGCGCTACGTCATTCGGGCCGTGGTGCAGCTGTACGGCGAAGAATTTGACGCCGAATTTTCGCTTTCCGACCGCTCCGACATGAAGTACCCTGTCCTACTGGGCCGCAGCCTGTTGCGGCAAGGCCGCTTCGTGGTGGACGTGGCCAAGCGCAACCTTTCCTACAAAGCCCTGGCCCACGCGGCCGCGCGCCGCAGCCGCCCCTGA
- a CDS encoding MFS transporter has translation MKTTPPPAGRVLPLVVAAQFACTSLWFAGNAVLPGLLHDSHLAGTALSTVVSAVQFGFIVGTLGFALLALADRMSPARLFLLCAIAGSLFNAGLLLPGQTAASLLTLRFAVGFFLAGIYPVGMKIAADYFEGGLGKALGYLVGALVLGTAFPHLVRLLAAQSAWRGVVLATSGLALAGGLLLWWRVPDGPFRRAGSRPEPGAVWRAFRVRPFRAAALGYFGHMWELYTFWAFVPLWLWSYQVRHHEVGELGPGWSFAVIALGAPGCVAGGYLARRWGSRRTARAALAISGACCLLSPLQLQLPLPAFGVVMGVWGMAVAADSPQFSALVAQNAPAAAKGTALTWVTCLGFALTIVSLQCFAIVLHKVEADFWFWLLAPGPLLGLWATRRPAAPEVR, from the coding sequence TTGAAAACGACGCCTCCGCCGGCTGGCCGGGTGCTGCCGCTGGTGGTGGCCGCGCAGTTTGCCTGTACCTCGCTCTGGTTTGCCGGCAATGCCGTGCTGCCGGGCCTGCTGCACGACTCTCACCTCGCCGGCACGGCGCTGAGCACGGTGGTGTCGGCCGTGCAGTTTGGGTTCATCGTCGGTACGCTGGGCTTTGCGCTGCTGGCCCTGGCCGACCGGATGTCGCCCGCGCGGCTGTTCTTGCTGTGCGCCATCGCCGGCAGCTTGTTCAACGCCGGCCTTCTGCTGCCCGGTCAGACCGCGGCGTCGTTGCTGACGCTTCGCTTTGCGGTGGGGTTTTTCCTAGCAGGAATCTACCCGGTGGGCATGAAAATCGCCGCTGATTATTTCGAAGGCGGCTTGGGCAAGGCCCTCGGCTACCTGGTGGGCGCGCTGGTGCTGGGCACGGCATTCCCGCACCTGGTGCGGTTGCTGGCGGCGCAGAGCGCTTGGCGCGGCGTGGTGCTGGCCACTTCTGGGTTGGCACTGGCGGGCGGCCTGCTGCTGTGGTGGCGCGTGCCCGACGGGCCTTTTCGCCGCGCCGGCAGCCGGCCGGAGCCCGGGGCCGTTTGGCGGGCCTTTCGCGTCCGGCCATTTCGGGCGGCGGCGTTGGGCTACTTCGGCCACATGTGGGAGCTGTACACGTTCTGGGCGTTTGTGCCGCTGTGGCTGTGGTCGTATCAGGTGCGTCACCACGAGGTAGGGGAGTTGGGGCCGGGGTGGTCCTTCGCTGTCATTGCGCTGGGGGCGCCGGGCTGCGTGGCGGGCGGCTATCTGGCCCGGCGCTGGGGCAGCCGGCGCACGGCGCGGGCGGCCTTGGCCATTTCGGGGGCCTGCTGCCTGCTGAGTCCGCTGCAGTTGCAGTTGCCGCTGCCGGCTTTTGGTGTGGTGATGGGAGTTTGGGGCATGGCCGTCGCGGCCGATTCGCCGCAGTTTTCGGCCCTGGTGGCCCAGAACGCTCCGGCAGCAGCCAAGGGCACGGCCCTTACCTGGGTCACCTGCCTGGGCTTCGCCCTGACGATTGTAAGCTTGCAATGCTTTGCCATCGTGCTCCATAAAGTTGAGGCGGACTTCTGGTTTTGGTTGCTGGCGCCAGGGCCGCTGCTGGGCTTGTGGGCCACGCGCCGGCCGGCCGCGCCGGAAGTGCGCTGA
- the rimK gene encoding 30S ribosomal protein S6--L-glutamate ligase, whose translation MKLAILSREPNSYSTKRLVEAAVAQGHQAVVIDHLQCNIVLEKGTPGIIYQGARLEGFDAIIPRIGASVTFYGTAVVRQFEMMKVRTAIDSQAIVRSRDKLRSMQILSRAGVGMPKTAFTNFSEDVPTMIEQVGGAPVIIKLLEGTQGLGVVLAESAKAAQSVIEAFHNLKARIIVQEFIAESKGADLRAFVVDGEVVGAMKRQGKEGEFRSNLHRGGSGTLVKLTRAEKAAALLATKALGLGIAGVDMLQSKRGPLVLEVNSSPGLEGIEKATKQDIAGRIIDYTTALASKKKAKPKPKKGASQAVDAQSDVPAGK comes from the coding sequence ATGAAACTGGCCATTCTCTCGCGTGAGCCCAACTCGTATTCCACCAAGCGGCTGGTGGAGGCTGCGGTCGCGCAGGGCCACCAAGCCGTGGTCATCGACCACCTGCAGTGCAACATCGTGCTCGAAAAGGGCACGCCCGGCATCATTTACCAGGGTGCGCGGCTCGAAGGCTTCGACGCCATCATTCCGCGCATCGGGGCCTCGGTCACGTTCTACGGCACGGCCGTGGTGCGCCAGTTTGAGATGATGAAGGTGCGCACCGCCATCGACAGCCAAGCCATTGTGCGCTCGCGCGATAAGCTCCGCTCGATGCAGATTTTGAGCCGCGCCGGCGTGGGCATGCCCAAAACGGCCTTCACCAACTTCTCCGAAGACGTGCCCACGATGATAGAGCAGGTGGGCGGCGCCCCGGTCATCATCAAACTCCTGGAAGGCACCCAGGGCCTGGGCGTGGTGCTGGCCGAGTCGGCCAAAGCCGCGCAGTCGGTGATTGAGGCGTTTCACAACCTCAAGGCCCGCATCATTGTGCAGGAGTTCATTGCCGAGAGCAAGGGCGCCGACCTGCGCGCTTTCGTGGTCGACGGCGAAGTGGTGGGCGCCATGAAGCGGCAGGGTAAGGAGGGCGAGTTCCGCTCCAACCTGCACCGCGGCGGCAGCGGCACCCTCGTCAAGCTTACGCGCGCCGAAAAGGCGGCGGCGCTGCTGGCCACCAAGGCCCTGGGCCTGGGCATTGCCGGCGTCGACATGCTGCAGAGCAAGCGCGGCCCGCTGGTGCTCGAAGTCAATTCCTCGCCGGGCCTCGAAGGCATCGAAAAAGCCACCAAGCAGGACATTGCCGGCCGCATCATCGACTACACCACCGCGCTGGCCAGCAAGAAAAAAGCCAAGCCGAAACCCAAGAAAGGCGCCAGCCAGGCTGTGGATGCGCAGTCGGACGTGCCAGCCGGGAAGTAA
- a CDS encoding TonB-dependent receptor: protein MKLFFRMAVLSSTALLGAATAHAQQTNRFTISGYVRDGATGESLPGVAVVHPASGQGTTTNTFGFYSLTLAASSDSVRLLVSALGYERLRLAQKADRSFTHDFRLKPSSAELAGVEVVGSKEEKVAESTRMGTINIPVAQIKLLPALFGETDVLKVLQLLPGVQAGGEGSSGLYVRGGSPDQNLMLLDGTPIYNASHLFGFFSVFNADAIKNVELIKGGFPARYGGRLSSVVDITMKEGNMEKLHGEGAIGLIASRFTLEGPIKKDTASFIFSARRTYIDILARPLIMAQGNGLVAGYYFYDLNGKLNWKLGARDRLYLSGYMGYDEFYANDESKRDNGDYYKQKSALGWGNRIVALRWNHVVNDRLFMNSHLTFTRYQFDVGSTQEDRYTNGTGQTRTDKFSLNYLSNIQDVSAKVDFDYVPNPNHYIRFGGQYIRHQFRPGALQSEGSVDPAQNQATGRRIGADEASLYAEDDLKLTDRLKVNVGLRLNSFLVEKKLYPSVEPRLAARFLLTEDWALKGAYARTTQYVHLLTNSGIGLPTDLWVPATAKTQPQKAQQFSLGAARNLRFKGEDFELSFETYYKPMQNLIEFREGADFVGTTDDNYEAKITSGQGWAYGGELFLQKKTGKTTGWIGYTLAWSNRRFAELNQGLTYPYKYDRRHDFKLVVIHEFSPTLTLSGTFVYGTGQAVTLSQGRYSLGPNTGPTFEDYGTRNSYRMAAYHRLDLDLSHTKKKRWGEVVNSFSVYNAYNRKNPYFIYLGRGQGSDKLSYRQVSLFPILPSFSKTFRF from the coding sequence ATGAAGTTGTTTTTCCGCATGGCCGTGCTGAGCAGCACGGCGCTGCTGGGGGCCGCTACCGCCCACGCGCAGCAAACCAACCGCTTCACCATCAGTGGCTACGTGCGCGACGGCGCCACCGGCGAGAGCCTGCCGGGCGTGGCCGTGGTGCACCCCGCCAGCGGCCAGGGCACCACCACCAACACGTTTGGCTTCTACTCGCTCACGCTGGCGGCCTCCTCCGATTCGGTGCGGCTGCTGGTGTCGGCGCTGGGCTACGAGCGGCTGCGACTGGCCCAGAAAGCTGACCGCAGCTTCACCCACGATTTCCGGCTGAAGCCGTCGTCGGCGGAGCTGGCGGGCGTGGAAGTGGTGGGCAGCAAGGAGGAAAAAGTGGCCGAAAGCACGCGCATGGGCACCATCAACATTCCGGTGGCCCAGATTAAGCTGCTGCCCGCCCTGTTTGGCGAAACCGACGTGCTGAAGGTGCTGCAGCTGCTGCCCGGCGTGCAGGCCGGCGGCGAAGGCAGCAGCGGCCTCTACGTGCGCGGCGGCTCGCCCGACCAGAACCTGATGCTGCTCGACGGCACGCCCATCTACAACGCCTCGCACCTGTTCGGCTTCTTCTCGGTGTTCAACGCCGACGCCATCAAGAACGTGGAGCTGATAAAGGGCGGGTTTCCGGCGCGCTACGGCGGGCGCCTGTCGTCGGTGGTCGACATCACGATGAAGGAGGGCAACATGGAGAAGCTGCACGGCGAGGGCGCCATCGGGCTCATTGCCTCGCGCTTCACGCTGGAAGGACCCATCAAGAAGGACACGGCCTCATTCATCTTCTCGGCCCGCCGCACCTACATCGACATTCTGGCCCGGCCGCTCATCATGGCGCAGGGCAACGGGCTGGTGGCCGGCTACTATTTCTACGACCTCAACGGCAAGCTGAACTGGAAGCTGGGCGCCCGCGACCGCCTCTACCTGAGCGGCTACATGGGCTACGACGAGTTCTACGCCAACGACGAGAGCAAGCGCGACAACGGCGACTACTACAAGCAGAAAAGCGCCCTGGGCTGGGGCAACCGCATTGTGGCCCTGCGCTGGAACCACGTGGTGAACGACCGGCTGTTCATGAACAGCCACCTCACCTTCACGCGCTACCAGTTCGACGTGGGCTCGACGCAAGAAGACCGGTACACCAACGGCACCGGCCAAACGCGCACCGACAAGTTCAGCCTGAACTACCTCTCCAACATTCAGGACGTGAGCGCGAAGGTCGATTTCGACTACGTGCCCAACCCCAACCACTACATCCGCTTCGGCGGGCAGTACATCCGGCACCAGTTCCGGCCCGGCGCCCTGCAAAGCGAAGGCAGCGTCGACCCGGCCCAGAACCAGGCCACCGGCCGCCGCATCGGCGCCGACGAGGCCAGCCTCTACGCCGAGGACGACCTGAAGCTCACCGACCGCCTGAAGGTGAACGTGGGCCTGCGCCTGAACTCGTTTCTGGTGGAAAAAAAGCTGTACCCCAGCGTGGAGCCGCGCCTGGCCGCCCGCTTCCTGCTCACCGAAGACTGGGCCCTGAAAGGCGCCTACGCCCGCACCACGCAGTACGTGCACCTGCTCACCAACAGCGGCATCGGCCTGCCCACCGACCTGTGGGTGCCCGCCACGGCCAAAACCCAGCCCCAGAAGGCGCAGCAGTTCAGCCTGGGCGCCGCCCGCAACCTGCGCTTCAAGGGCGAGGACTTTGAGCTGAGCTTCGAGACCTACTACAAGCCCATGCAGAACCTGATTGAGTTCCGCGAGGGCGCCGATTTTGTGGGCACCACCGACGACAACTACGAGGCCAAAATCACAAGCGGCCAGGGCTGGGCCTACGGCGGCGAGTTGTTTCTGCAGAAGAAAACCGGCAAAACCACCGGCTGGATAGGCTACACCCTGGCCTGGAGCAACCGCCGCTTCGCGGAGCTGAACCAGGGCCTGACTTACCCCTACAAATACGACCGGCGGCACGACTTCAAGCTGGTGGTCATCCACGAGTTCAGCCCCACGCTCACGCTGTCGGGCACGTTTGTGTACGGCACGGGGCAGGCCGTCACGCTTTCGCAGGGCCGCTATTCGCTGGGCCCCAACACCGGCCCCACTTTCGAGGACTACGGCACCCGCAACAGCTACCGCATGGCGGCCTACCATCGCCTCGACCTCGACCTGAGCCACACCAAGAAAAAGCGCTGGGGCGAGGTGGTGAACAGCTTCAGCGTGTACAACGCCTACAACCGCAAAAACCCCTATTTCATCTACCTGGGCCGCGGCCAGGGCAGCGATAAGCTGAGCTACCGCCAGGTGTCGCTGTTTCCCATTTTGCCGTCGTTCAGCAAGACGTTCCGGTTTTAA
- a CDS encoding DUF4249 domain-containing protein — translation MKNLSFTALLLLTAALSSCETTVDLPEPPHTPRVALAFTLSPNPQDSSFAALFRGRQLYISNSQSAFDTRQLEGRTDATVDLHDDAGQVVERYRPRPSGTDPQSGFFLGPPGYYKPVLGFRPQVGKAYTLRATLPGFGTAESTLTLPAAPVVESGTYTPRTAAGPNSGEYTGRLSLVLRDDPATANYYLAFARLLDKQGNPGNWSAIEVDYDSQSNTAGSIGQFQLSSPQQEYSVYPFADTDVNGQRIVLASDVRFYTPCFPFTPRCPEPGFIEVYVSSITADTYNFYLSRRRYYDSDGNPFAEPAPLASNVRNGYGIFGGATEATFRIPLP, via the coding sequence ATGAAAAACCTTTCCTTCACCGCCCTGCTGCTTCTGACGGCTGCCCTGAGCAGCTGCGAAACCACCGTGGACCTGCCCGAACCGCCGCACACGCCGCGCGTGGCCCTGGCCTTCACCCTGAGCCCCAACCCGCAGGACTCTTCTTTTGCGGCGCTGTTTCGGGGGCGGCAGCTCTACATCAGCAACAGTCAGAGCGCTTTCGATACCCGCCAGCTCGAAGGCCGTACCGACGCCACCGTGGACCTGCACGACGACGCCGGCCAGGTGGTGGAGCGCTACCGCCCCCGGCCCTCGGGCACCGACCCGCAGTCGGGGTTCTTTCTGGGCCCTCCCGGCTATTACAAGCCGGTGCTGGGTTTCCGGCCGCAGGTAGGGAAGGCCTACACGCTGCGCGCCACGCTGCCTGGCTTCGGAACGGCCGAAAGCACCCTCACGCTGCCCGCGGCGCCGGTAGTGGAAAGCGGCACCTACACGCCGCGCACCGCGGCCGGCCCCAACTCGGGCGAATACACGGGCCGGCTGAGCCTGGTGCTGCGCGATGACCCCGCCACGGCCAACTACTACCTGGCCTTTGCGCGGCTGCTCGACAAGCAGGGCAACCCCGGCAACTGGTCGGCCATCGAAGTGGACTACGACAGCCAGAGCAACACCGCCGGCAGCATCGGGCAGTTTCAGCTCTCGAGCCCGCAGCAGGAATACAGCGTGTACCCCTTTGCCGACACCGACGTGAACGGCCAGCGCATTGTGCTGGCCTCTGACGTGCGCTTTTATACCCCTTGTTTTCCATTTACCCCGCGCTGCCCCGAGCCGGGCTTCATCGAAGTGTACGTGAGCAGCATCACGGCCGACACTTACAACTTCTACCTCTCGCGCCGCCGCTACTACGACAGCGACGGCAACCCCTTTGCCGAGCCCGCGCCGCTGGCTTCCAACGTGCGCAACGGCTACGGCATTTTCGGCGGGGCCACCGAGGCCACGTTCCGCATACCGCTGCCGTAA
- a CDS encoding succinylglutamate desuccinylase/aspartoacylase family protein produces MPAPATSFHLNGLTIHPGEQVLTRLVISRLPSGTVIDVPVHVFRAVEPGPTLLLMAGMHGDEVNGIETIRRLVRRELLQPLRGSIIAIPILNIYGFLNFSRDVPDGKDVNRSFPGFPRGSLAGRVAHRFMREIMPLIDYGIDFHTGGAARANYPQVRGLLGVDPEVDALAAAFAAPFTLHAALRAGSLREAAHGLGKRVIVYETGESLRLDEPGIEEALAGTLRVLHHLGMGPKAPAPARPGIVCRRHTWLRARFAGLFRSHVENGQFVEKGQIYGSVADPYGQQSVRLESPLSGYVIGLNYMPVVNQGDALLHIAVPE; encoded by the coding sequence ATGCCCGCGCCCGCCACTTCCTTCCACCTCAACGGCCTCACCATTCATCCGGGCGAGCAGGTGCTCACGCGCCTGGTGATTTCGCGGCTGCCCTCGGGCACGGTGATTGACGTGCCGGTGCACGTGTTTCGGGCCGTGGAACCGGGGCCCACGCTGCTGCTCATGGCCGGCATGCACGGCGACGAAGTGAACGGCATCGAAACCATTCGGCGGCTGGTGCGGCGCGAACTGCTGCAGCCGTTGCGGGGCAGCATCATCGCCATCCCCATTCTCAACATCTACGGGTTTCTGAATTTCAGCCGCGACGTGCCCGACGGCAAGGACGTGAACCGCTCGTTTCCGGGGTTTCCGCGCGGGTCGCTGGCCGGGCGCGTGGCGCACCGCTTCATGCGCGAAATCATGCCCCTGATTGATTACGGCATCGATTTTCATACGGGCGGCGCGGCGCGGGCCAACTACCCGCAAGTGCGCGGCCTGCTCGGCGTCGACCCCGAGGTGGACGCGCTGGCGGCGGCGTTTGCGGCACCGTTTACGCTGCACGCGGCCCTGCGGGCGGGCTCGCTGCGCGAGGCGGCGCACGGGCTGGGCAAGCGCGTCATCGTGTACGAAACCGGCGAGAGCCTGCGGCTCGACGAGCCTGGCATTGAGGAGGCGCTGGCGGGCACGCTGCGCGTACTGCATCACCTGGGCATGGGGCCCAAAGCGCCGGCCCCTGCCCGGCCCGGCATTGTGTGCCGGCGGCACACGTGGCTGCGGGCTCGTTTTGCGGGGCTGTTCCGGTCACACGTCGAAAACGGCCAGTTTGTGGAGAAAGGGCAGATTTACGGCTCCGTGGCCGACCCGTACGGACAGCAGTCGGTGCGGCTGGAGTCGCCGCTGAGCGGCTACGTCATCGGGCTAAACTACATGCCCGTGGTGAACCAGGGCGACGCCCTGCTGCACATTGCCGTGCCGGAGTAG
- a CDS encoding OmpH family outer membrane protein yields the protein MKNPIQLTINIVLALAVAGLYFLHFNQKPVAPAIATDKSTAVLASPELNTADTTAAAPAETATAAATEAPAPAASNEGKIVYVESGKMLDGYQGMKDARRAFEAKARGWEGQNQKLIANFRSAVEAYQKQAQSMTAEQRAATEQKLQAQQQESGQAQQRIQAQAQEEEAKLTQTVLESVNKKVQAYGKSHGYKLILIAAPSGTIAYGQKDLDITEPVLAYLNSEYRKK from the coding sequence ATGAAAAACCCGATTCAGCTTACCATTAACATTGTGCTGGCCCTGGCCGTGGCCGGTTTGTATTTCCTGCATTTCAACCAAAAGCCCGTGGCCCCGGCCATTGCCACCGATAAGTCGACGGCCGTGCTGGCCTCGCCGGAGCTGAACACCGCCGACACCACGGCGGCCGCGCCGGCCGAAACTGCCACTGCCGCAGCCACTGAAGCCCCGGCGCCCGCCGCCAGCAATGAAGGCAAAATCGTGTACGTGGAGTCGGGTAAGATGCTGGACGGCTACCAGGGCATGAAAGACGCCCGCCGCGCTTTCGAAGCCAAAGCCCGCGGCTGGGAAGGCCAGAACCAGAAGCTGATTGCCAACTTCCGCTCGGCCGTGGAGGCCTACCAGAAGCAGGCCCAGAGCATGACCGCCGAGCAGCGCGCCGCCACCGAGCAGAAGCTGCAGGCCCAGCAGCAGGAGTCGGGCCAGGCCCAGCAGCGCATCCAAGCCCAAGCCCAGGAAGAAGAAGCCAAGCTGACCCAGACCGTGCTTGAAAGCGTGAACAAGAAGGTGCAGGCCTACGGCAAAAGCCACGGCTACAAGCTGATTCTGATTGCGGCCCCCAGCGGCACCATCGCCTACGGCCAGAAAGACCTCGACATCACCGAGCCGGTGCTGGCCTACTTGAACTCGGAGTACCGCAAGAAGTAA